Proteins co-encoded in one Desulfomicrobium apsheronum genomic window:
- the mutL gene encoding DNA mismatch repair endonuclease MutL — protein sequence MHPEKQIHLLPPELQNQIAAGEVVERPSSVLKELVENSLDAGATRIRIQIRDGGQSSIKVSDNGFGIPEDQLELAVTRHATSKLENLQDLQDIKSFGFRGEALPSIASVSRFRIASARQDGDGGVLEVLHGRIVRQDKTAMPQGTEIEVSDLFSNVPARLKFLKKPGTETRKCAELVARIALANPHVDFEFLNAERSVHRFLAGQEVTQRLAAIWPREVVESMHAVSHEDEPLSIHGLVGDPAMAQARPDRILIYVNGRPVQDKTILSAIREAYRGRILGKEYPQAVIFLRIPPDEVDVNVHPAKTEVRFQDDGSIFRIVRRAVLLTLERNSHQTQTFDHSQPLSVSQVHTALPVMEPRFSAPIQTQTETGSALPLYDQQWPQKFASSAAAQKLFETPDGAFPEADHPNGSAPAFQPASNTESNPKAPAPSEVRYLGQFAQTYLILAARNEITLIDQHAAHERVLFNMLRAQGTRGDKRPLLLPLEISLHPAQAVLAQEIWTKLDELGFSLELAPGRLMLHSIPALLTPSKAKEFLQDILTEKATSMEDLWAIMACKAAIKAGDTLTPDEAMALVESWQKLPEKNYCPHGRPVALRWGVSDLEKLFKRRS from the coding sequence ATGCATCCGGAAAAACAGATCCACCTCCTGCCTCCCGAATTGCAGAACCAGATCGCGGCCGGCGAAGTCGTCGAACGGCCCTCCAGCGTCCTGAAGGAACTTGTCGAGAACTCCCTGGATGCGGGCGCGACCCGAATCCGCATTCAAATCCGAGACGGCGGACAATCATCCATCAAAGTCAGCGACAACGGATTCGGCATCCCGGAAGATCAGCTTGAACTTGCCGTGACGCGCCACGCCACCAGCAAATTGGAAAACCTTCAGGATCTACAGGACATAAAAAGCTTTGGCTTTCGCGGAGAAGCCCTGCCCAGCATAGCTTCGGTCTCCCGCTTTCGCATCGCCTCAGCCCGCCAGGATGGCGATGGCGGGGTCTTGGAAGTTTTGCATGGGCGCATTGTGCGTCAGGACAAAACCGCCATGCCCCAAGGGACGGAAATAGAGGTCAGCGATCTTTTCTCCAACGTCCCGGCCCGCCTCAAATTTCTAAAAAAACCGGGCACCGAGACACGCAAATGCGCCGAACTTGTAGCTCGCATCGCCCTTGCCAACCCCCATGTAGATTTTGAATTCCTGAATGCCGAACGCAGCGTACACCGCTTCCTGGCAGGTCAGGAAGTCACGCAGCGACTTGCGGCCATCTGGCCGAGAGAGGTCGTCGAATCCATGCACGCAGTCAGCCATGAGGATGAACCGCTGTCCATTCATGGACTTGTCGGCGACCCCGCCATGGCCCAGGCCCGCCCGGACCGCATTCTGATCTACGTCAACGGTCGCCCGGTTCAGGACAAGACGATCCTGAGCGCCATCCGCGAAGCGTACCGGGGAAGAATTCTTGGCAAGGAGTATCCGCAGGCGGTCATTTTTCTGCGCATTCCGCCGGACGAAGTCGATGTGAACGTGCACCCGGCCAAAACCGAAGTTCGCTTTCAGGACGACGGCTCCATTTTCCGGATCGTTCGCAGAGCCGTCCTTCTGACCTTGGAGCGCAATTCCCACCAGACGCAGACCTTTGATCACTCCCAGCCGCTTTCCGTCAGCCAGGTACATACGGCCTTGCCCGTGATGGAACCTCGTTTTTCCGCACCCATTCAGACGCAGACCGAAACGGGATCGGCCCTCCCCCTCTATGACCAGCAGTGGCCACAAAAATTTGCATCCTCAGCCGCCGCGCAAAAACTCTTCGAAACTCCGGACGGCGCGTTCCCTGAAGCCGATCACCCAAATGGGAGCGCACCAGCGTTCCAGCCAGCTTCCAACACGGAGAGCAATCCAAAAGCTCCCGCGCCGTCGGAAGTGCGATATCTCGGACAATTTGCCCAAACATACCTGATCCTGGCCGCACGAAACGAAATCACGCTTATCGACCAGCACGCGGCCCACGAACGTGTCCTCTTCAACATGCTGCGCGCCCAAGGCACGCGTGGCGACAAACGGCCGCTTCTCCTTCCCCTCGAAATTTCCCTTCATCCCGCGCAGGCGGTTCTGGCACAGGAAATCTGGACAAAGCTCGATGAACTCGGGTTTTCTCTTGAACTGGCCCCTGGGCGCCTGATGCTGCATTCCATTCCGGCGCTCCTGACACCATCCAAGGCCAAGGAATTTCTGCAGGACATTCTGACCGAGAAGGCCACCTCCATGGAAGATCTCTGGGCTATCATGGCCTGCAAAGCCGCCATCAAGGCCGGAGACACCCTCACCCCGGATGAGGCGATGGCGCTTGTCGAATCCTGGCAAAAACTGCCGGAAAAAAATTACTGCCCGCATGGCCGCCCGGTTGCGCTGCGTTGGGGCGTAAGCGATCTGGAAAAATTGTTTAAACGCCGCTCCTAG
- the dsrO gene encoding sulfate reduction electron transfer complex DsrMKJOP subunit DsrO: MKTLRRDFLKIAAVAALGWGVRPASELLAAGGGTAREGLLFASRHSVHSGPNALKASRWAMVIDTAKLTDEIIADVTNVCHTTHNVPNIPGNQNLKWIWETSMEHLFLDNHHEYQPEAGAKSALALCNHCDNPPCVRVCPTKATFQREDGIVMMDFHRCIGCRYCMAGCPYGSRSFNFRDPRPFIEKIDLDYPTRTKGVVEKCEFCAERLAEGKMPSCVEVSAGAITFGDLDDPESNVRQLLAERFSIRRSPYLGTKPCVYYLV, from the coding sequence ATGAAAACTTTGCGTAGAGACTTCTTGAAGATCGCTGCGGTGGCGGCTTTGGGCTGGGGAGTCCGTCCTGCCTCCGAGCTGTTGGCTGCCGGAGGAGGGACGGCAAGAGAAGGATTGCTTTTTGCATCCCGGCATTCTGTTCACTCCGGTCCCAATGCCCTCAAGGCCTCCCGTTGGGCCATGGTCATCGACACCGCCAAATTGACCGATGAGATAATTGCGGATGTGACAAACGTTTGCCACACTACGCATAATGTTCCGAATATTCCCGGTAATCAGAACCTTAAGTGGATCTGGGAAACATCAATGGAACATCTCTTTCTGGACAACCATCACGAATATCAGCCTGAAGCCGGAGCCAAGTCGGCCCTGGCCTTATGCAACCATTGCGATAATCCCCCCTGTGTGCGGGTTTGTCCCACAAAGGCCACTTTCCAGCGTGAAGACGGCATCGTCATGATGGATTTTCATCGCTGTATCGGCTGTCGTTACTGCATGGCCGGATGCCCCTACGGTTCGAGAAGCTTCAACTTCAGGGATCCGCGTCCGTTCATTGAAAAGATTGATCTTGATTACCCCACCCGTACCAAGGGCGTGGTCGAGAAGTGTGAATTCTGTGCCGAGCGCTTGGCTGAAGGAAAAATGCCTTCGTGCGTTGAAGTCTCCGCAGGGGCCATTACTTTCGGGGACTTGGATGACCCCGAATCCAATGTTCGCCAGTTGCTAGCTGAGCGCTTTTCCATCAGGCGCAGCCCGTACCTTGGAACCAAACCTTGTGTTTACTATCTCGTGTAA
- the dsrP gene encoding sulfate reduction electron transfer complex DsrMKJOP subunit DsrP, which translates to MLEKAINGSKIYWGWIAFLLLLMSIGAACYWQQLSHGLTITGMSRDVSWGFYIAQFTFLVGVAASAVMLVIPKYLHNYQKFGKILILGEFNAVAMVILCLLFIVADLGSPQRLMNVLLHPTPNSVLFWDMVVLNGYLLINILVGWVTLEAERKQVAPPKWIKFFIYLSIPWAVSIHTVTAFLYCGLPGRGYWLTAVLAARFLASAFAAGPAFLILVTYIAKIFTGFDPGKGVLSTLGKTVVYAMCVNLFLLLCEVFTVFYSQIPSHMAHLQYLFVGYHGHGVLVPWMWSAMIMAVVGILILIVPKNREQDNLLIIGCLLIFIGAWIDKGLGMIGGGFVPNPLHEITEYVPSQLELGVSLGIYATGFLVLTILYKVAIGVKQEIE; encoded by the coding sequence ATGCTTGAAAAAGCCATAAATGGATCAAAAATTTATTGGGGTTGGATAGCCTTTTTGCTCCTGCTGATGAGCATCGGGGCTGCTTGTTATTGGCAACAGCTCTCGCACGGTCTGACAATCACGGGTATGAGCCGTGATGTCTCCTGGGGATTTTACATCGCGCAGTTCACCTTTCTGGTCGGCGTGGCTGCTTCCGCCGTCATGCTGGTGATTCCGAAATACCTTCACAACTACCAGAAGTTCGGCAAGATTCTCATTCTTGGTGAGTTCAACGCCGTGGCCATGGTCATTCTGTGCCTGCTGTTCATTGTCGCCGACCTCGGTTCGCCGCAGCGTCTGATGAACGTGCTGCTTCATCCCACACCCAACTCCGTGTTGTTTTGGGACATGGTGGTTCTGAACGGCTATCTGCTCATCAACATACTTGTGGGCTGGGTTACCCTTGAGGCCGAGCGCAAACAGGTCGCTCCCCCCAAGTGGATCAAGTTCTTCATCTATCTGTCCATTCCTTGGGCTGTTTCCATCCATACGGTCACGGCCTTCCTGTATTGCGGTCTGCCTGGCCGCGGTTACTGGCTGACCGCCGTGCTGGCCGCACGCTTCCTGGCATCTGCCTTCGCCGCGGGCCCCGCATTCCTGATTCTGGTGACGTATATCGCCAAGATCTTTACCGGCTTTGATCCCGGCAAGGGCGTACTGTCCACGCTTGGAAAGACGGTGGTCTACGCCATGTGCGTGAACCTCTTTCTGCTCCTGTGCGAAGTGTTCACGGTTTTCTACAGCCAGATTCCTTCGCACATGGCTCACCTTCAGTACCTGTTCGTCGGCTATCACGGACACGGCGTGCTGGTGCCTTGGATGTGGTCGGCGATGATCATGGCTGTTGTCGGCATCCTTATCCTGATCGTTCCCAAGAACAGGGAGCAGGACAACCTGCTGATCATCGGCTGTCTGCTTATTTTTATCGGCGCTTGGATCGACAAGGGCCTGGGAATGATCGGCGGCGGCTTTGTGCCGAACCCGTTGCATGAGATTACGGAATACGTGCCCAGTCAGCTGGAGCTTGGCGTATCCCTAGGCATCTACGCCACGGGCTTCCTGGTTCTGACCATCCTCTACAAAGTCGCGATCGGCGTTAAGCAGGAAATCGAATAA
- a CDS encoding ferredoxin yields MGYSVIVDSDKCIGCGECVDVCPVEVYELQNGKAVPVNEEECLGCESCIEVCEQNAITIEEN; encoded by the coding sequence ATGGGTTATTCGGTTATCGTCGACAGCGACAAGTGCATCGGTTGTGGCGAATGTGTGGATGTTTGCCCTGTTGAAGTGTATGAGCTTCAGAATGGCAAGGCCGTCCCAGTGAACGAAGAGGAATGTCTTGGTTGCGAATCCTGCATCGAAGTTTGCGAGCAGAACGCCATCACAATCGAAGAGAACTAG
- the dsrK gene encoding sulfate reduction electron transfer complex DsrMKJOP subunit DsrK: MSDLPRPEALFANIDYTPPKADWMDVPVEIKPGRYCYAANPDSVNYLSLPHARKWNPLDDDWKLPENWQEIIFNGLRERLQKYRSFKIFMDICVRCGACADKCHFFIGSGDPKNMPVLRAELLRSVYRGEFTTFGKILGRFAGGRKLTPEVLKEWWYYFFQCSECRRCSVFCPYGIDTAEVTIIGRELLNLLGLNIDWIATPVANCYRTGNHLGIQPHAFFDMIDFFCDDIEDITGIRPEPSFNKKGADILFITPSGDVFADPGTYTCMGYLMLFEYLKREYGLDVTWSTYASEGGNFGFFTSHETMKRLNSKMYMEADRLGVKWILGGECGHMWRVIHQYMDTLNGPEFQHSRMEVPSNPITGTVFKNAASTKMVHIAEFTADLIKHGKLNLNKKRNANIHLTWHDSCNPARGMGLLDEPRFVAKSVVEKFTEMPEGTIREQTFCCGGGAGLNAGENDELRMMGGLPRANAVKYVHDKHGVNMLGCVCAIDRAVLPNSMQYWVPEVDVCGLHELVANALVFPGEKERETDLRGEDLPGMEDE, encoded by the coding sequence ATGTCTGATCTGCCACGCCCTGAAGCGCTTTTTGCGAATATCGACTACACTCCGCCCAAGGCGGACTGGATGGACGTGCCGGTGGAGATCAAACCCGGCCGGTACTGTTACGCAGCCAACCCGGACAGCGTGAACTACTTGAGCCTGCCTCATGCCCGCAAGTGGAATCCTCTCGACGACGACTGGAAACTCCCGGAGAACTGGCAGGAAATCATCTTCAACGGCCTGCGCGAACGTCTGCAGAAGTATCGCTCGTTCAAGATCTTCATGGACATCTGCGTGCGTTGCGGCGCTTGCGCGGACAAATGTCATTTCTTCATCGGGTCCGGTGATCCGAAGAACATGCCGGTGCTGCGCGCAGAGTTGCTGCGTTCCGTCTATCGCGGCGAATTCACGACCTTCGGTAAGATCCTTGGCCGGTTCGCCGGTGGGCGCAAGCTGACTCCCGAAGTCCTCAAGGAATGGTGGTACTATTTCTTCCAGTGTTCCGAGTGTCGCCGCTGTTCGGTCTTCTGTCCCTACGGCATTGATACCGCCGAGGTGACCATCATCGGCCGCGAGCTCCTGAACCTGCTCGGCCTCAACATCGACTGGATCGCCACCCCGGTGGCCAATTGCTACCGCACGGGCAACCATCTCGGCATCCAGCCGCACGCTTTCTTCGACATGATCGACTTTTTCTGTGACGACATCGAAGATATCACCGGTATCCGTCCAGAGCCTTCGTTCAACAAGAAGGGCGCCGACATTCTCTTTATCACCCCCTCCGGAGACGTTTTCGCCGATCCGGGTACCTATACCTGCATGGGTTATCTCATGCTGTTCGAGTACCTGAAGCGCGAATACGGTCTGGACGTGACCTGGTCCACATACGCTTCCGAGGGCGGAAACTTTGGTTTCTTCACCTCCCACGAAACCATGAAACGCCTCAACTCCAAGATGTACATGGAAGCCGACCGCTTGGGCGTGAAATGGATTCTTGGCGGCGAATGCGGCCACATGTGGCGCGTTATCCATCAGTACATGGACACGCTGAACGGGCCCGAATTCCAGCATTCGCGCATGGAAGTGCCCTCCAATCCGATTACCGGTACGGTGTTCAAGAATGCCGCCAGCACCAAGATGGTCCACATTGCCGAATTCACGGCGGATCTGATCAAGCACGGCAAGCTCAATCTGAACAAGAAGCGCAACGCCAACATCCACCTGACCTGGCATGACTCCTGTAACCCCGCTCGCGGCATGGGTCTTCTCGACGAACCCCGTTTCGTGGCCAAGAGCGTTGTCGAGAAGTTCACCGAAATGCCTGAGGGCACCATCCGCGAGCAGACCTTCTGCTGCGGTGGCGGCGCCGGCCTGAACGCCGGTGAGAACGACGAATTGCGCATGATGGGCGGACTGCCTCGCGCCAATGCCGTCAAGTATGTCCATGACAAACACGGCGTGAACATGCTCGGATGCGTCTGCGCCATCGACCGGGCTGTACTGCCCAATTCCATGCAGTACTGGGTACCGGAAGTCGATGTTTGCGGCTTGCATGAACTTGTTGCCAATGCCCTGGTCTTTCCTGGTGAAAAGGAACGCGAAACCGATCTGCGCGGTGAAGACCTGCCCGGGATGGAGGATGAATAA
- the dsrM gene encoding sulfate reduction electron transfer complex DsrMKJOP subunit DsrM, which yields MKALYSLFLVFALAALALVGAGALGMEKAFGLYIPFLAVAVFVVGFCMRVVDWGKSAVPFCIPTTCGQQESLPWIKQSTIENPSTTGGVVMRMLLEVLLFRSLFRNTKVDLQEGTKVTYSSSKWLWLGALAFHYSFLIIVLRHMRFFTEPVPGIIAGIEAMDSMLQIGAPTLYLTDVVFVAAVTYLFVRRVVVPQIRYISLVQDYFPLFLILGIAFSGIFMRYFAKVDIISVKQLAMGLVTFSWVVPEGIGVMFYIHMFLVSVLLAYFPLSKLMHMGGVFLSPTRNMNCASRKFRHVNPWKFENVHYHTYEEYEDEFREKMVDKDLPVDKPLAEGAE from the coding sequence ATGAAAGCTCTTTACTCCCTTTTCCTGGTCTTTGCCCTCGCGGCATTAGCCCTAGTGGGCGCCGGGGCGTTGGGTATGGAAAAAGCCTTTGGGCTGTACATACCCTTCCTGGCAGTCGCGGTTTTTGTGGTGGGATTCTGTATGAGAGTTGTGGATTGGGGGAAATCGGCTGTGCCGTTTTGTATCCCTACTACATGCGGCCAGCAGGAATCCCTGCCATGGATCAAGCAGAGCACCATCGAAAATCCATCCACCACGGGCGGCGTCGTGATGCGGATGCTTTTGGAAGTGTTGTTGTTCAGGTCGCTGTTTCGCAATACCAAGGTTGATCTGCAGGAAGGTACAAAGGTTACCTACAGTTCAAGCAAATGGTTGTGGCTTGGCGCCCTGGCTTTCCACTATTCCTTTTTGATCATCGTCCTGCGGCATATGCGCTTTTTCACAGAGCCGGTGCCGGGCATTATCGCCGGCATTGAAGCCATGGACAGCATGCTGCAGATCGGCGCTCCGACGCTCTATCTTACCGACGTCGTGTTTGTCGCCGCAGTGACCTACCTTTTTGTGCGCCGCGTAGTGGTTCCCCAGATCCGTTACATATCTTTGGTGCAGGATTACTTTCCGTTGTTCCTGATTCTCGGCATCGCCTTTTCGGGAATTTTCATGCGGTATTTCGCCAAGGTCGACATCATTTCCGTCAAGCAGTTGGCCATGGGTCTGGTGACATTTTCCTGGGTCGTTCCGGAAGGGATCGGGGTGATGTTCTACATCCACATGTTCCTGGTCTCCGTCCTCTTGGCCTATTTTCCGCTCAGCAAACTCATGCACATGGGCGGCGTGTTCCTTTCGCCCACGCGCAACATGAACTGTGCTTCCAGAAAGTTCAGGCACGTCAACCCCTGGAAGTTCGAGAACGTTCATTATCACACATATGAAGAATACGAGGACGAATTCCGTGAGAAGATGGTCGATAAGGATCTTCCCGTGGACAAGCCTCTAGCAGAAGGAGCCGAGTAA
- the dsrJ gene encoding sulfate reduction electron transfer complex DsrMKJOP subunit DsrJ, with protein MYDKNKILIGLAVFVVFMTYPFWNNIGSAAYQRPELEKPKNAKDCVESVEFMRAEHMAMLNEWRDEVVRGGEHEYHSTANHQVFQKSLSKTCMKCHENKDQFCDKCHATVSVNPYCWDCHVDPKGENK; from the coding sequence ATGTACGACAAGAATAAAATTCTGATCGGTCTTGCCGTGTTCGTGGTCTTCATGACCTATCCGTTTTGGAACAACATCGGCAGTGCCGCATATCAAAGACCCGAGTTGGAAAAGCCCAAGAACGCCAAGGACTGTGTGGAAAGCGTCGAATTCATGCGCGCCGAGCACATGGCCATGCTCAACGAATGGCGTGATGAAGTCGTCCGCGGTGGGGAGCATGAATACCACTCCACGGCCAATCATCAGGTTTTTCAGAAGAGTCTGAGCAAGACTTGCATGAAGTGCCATGAGAACAAGGATCAGTTCTGCGACAAATGCCATGCGACCGTTTCGGTGAACCCCTACTGCTGGGATTGTCATGTTGATCCGAAGGGGGAAAACAAATGA
- a CDS encoding LPS-assembly protein LptD, with the protein MEEQDRFAGFLNHLPFKVKLFVKNKTRGWLKLGHESNTLIDLAAAGSQPSNYAIRQLPSGPHAHFGLGIQRRLCYLCRHIHTNFRPSNGVSMKLRILFISLLCVTSLLALAVFDPAAAQDEAPQSWRLLADKTAASHDNQYLEAFGNVVLDRGSDYIRADYARYYQSTKWVFLKGNVDARFQGDFMKAEEAEFDLNTNTGWLKNGRIFMQEPHMYFEGAVLKKTGQDTYEFREATITVCDGDRPAWSIKSSRGDITVDGYAHLWTPRFQILDQPVLAAPYAVIPVKTKRQSGFLLPEIGTSDRLGITYDQPYYQVIDEEQDVTLYSHLMTNKGLMLGAEYRMVPDIHSKGIWKLDYLYDQQTESESLYSDNTDMARENRNRWWARGKFDGYLGEPDWNIKFDLDMVSDQDYLREFSRGYSGFNKSRRDFLQYFGRDIEDSDSNLRINRALLSRNWGDIGFQGLLEYTQNLEYGSNNNLTEKQRAFDPTLQRLPELNLHLYQTQLFDTPLTVEGSSQLASFWREYGTTGSRFDIHPIIGMPMHFEYGSIIPKAGLRSISYFIQRFEGDDDNVDTDKSTQTRFFPDFSTTAYTEFSKIFTINEENSIDKDAQTPTWLKLKHALQPRLEYTYIPYDEQEKYPYFDETDRIDAKNELKYSITNIFTCKTGKWQPSPEEQGQPGLQMDFFEMARLRFEQSYSLREERRNDDTDEYPNRPFSDVLTDLTTRINPWLYLNNKTWFSTYESRITEHEHSLSAYYDELLYASFGLDFLEEIDEYLRQEQERQRIASFGGGIAINNQWSAAFLYRVDWEASTDLEKRLTLRYDHQCFSAETSWSQTDEDSRFEFRVILAQLGSLGR; encoded by the coding sequence TTGGAAGAACAGGACAGATTTGCGGGGTTCTTAAATCACCTCCCCTTCAAGGTCAAGCTGTTTGTGAAAAATAAGACAAGGGGGTGGCTCAAACTTGGTCATGAATCCAATACTTTAATCGACCTTGCTGCTGCCGGGTCTCAACCATCAAATTATGCGATTCGTCAACTCCCCAGTGGGCCGCATGCACACTTCGGACTAGGCATCCAGCGTCGCTTATGCTACCTGTGCCGCCACATCCACACCAACTTTCGACCATCCAACGGCGTATCCATGAAGCTGCGAATTCTCTTCATTTCCCTGCTTTGCGTCACTTCCTTGCTGGCCTTGGCCGTCTTTGACCCAGCCGCTGCGCAGGACGAAGCTCCTCAGTCCTGGCGACTGCTGGCCGACAAGACGGCCGCAAGCCACGACAACCAATATCTTGAAGCATTCGGAAACGTCGTGCTGGACAGGGGTAGCGACTACATCCGTGCCGATTATGCACGTTATTATCAGTCCACGAAATGGGTCTTTCTCAAGGGAAATGTCGACGCCAGATTTCAAGGCGATTTCATGAAGGCCGAGGAAGCGGAGTTCGACCTCAACACCAATACCGGATGGCTCAAGAACGGTCGGATATTCATGCAAGAACCGCATATGTATTTTGAAGGCGCGGTTCTCAAAAAAACAGGCCAGGACACGTACGAATTTCGTGAAGCCACCATCACGGTCTGCGATGGAGACCGGCCGGCCTGGTCGATCAAGTCGTCACGAGGCGACATCACGGTGGACGGCTATGCACACCTCTGGACGCCCCGGTTTCAGATTCTCGATCAACCCGTCCTTGCCGCGCCGTACGCGGTAATACCCGTCAAGACCAAAAGACAAAGCGGCTTTCTCCTCCCGGAGATCGGCACCAGCGACCGCCTCGGCATCACCTACGACCAGCCCTATTATCAGGTCATCGACGAAGAACAGGACGTCACGCTCTACTCGCACCTCATGACCAACAAGGGCCTGATGCTCGGCGCCGAATACCGCATGGTGCCCGACATCCACAGCAAAGGAATCTGGAAGCTCGATTATCTCTACGACCAGCAGACCGAAAGCGAGTCGCTTTACAGCGACAACACCGACATGGCGCGCGAAAACCGCAATCGCTGGTGGGCGCGCGGCAAATTCGACGGCTACCTCGGTGAGCCTGACTGGAATATCAAATTCGATCTGGATATGGTTTCTGATCAGGATTACCTGCGTGAATTTTCTCGCGGATACTCCGGGTTCAACAAAAGCCGCCGCGATTTTCTCCAATATTTTGGACGCGACATTGAAGACAGCGACAGCAATCTACGGATCAACCGTGCCCTCCTGAGCCGTAACTGGGGCGACATAGGCTTCCAAGGACTTCTGGAATACACGCAAAATCTTGAATACGGCAGCAATAATAACCTCACCGAAAAACAAAGAGCTTTCGATCCCACGCTGCAGAGACTTCCTGAACTCAATCTTCATTTATACCAGACGCAGCTTTTTGATACTCCATTGACCGTTGAAGGAAGTTCTCAACTGGCTTCATTTTGGAGAGAATACGGAACTACAGGCAGCCGATTTGATATTCATCCTATAATCGGCATGCCGATGCACTTTGAATACGGATCCATAATACCGAAAGCAGGCCTTCGCAGCATAAGCTATTTTATCCAGCGCTTTGAAGGCGATGATGACAATGTAGACACGGACAAGAGTACTCAGACAAGATTTTTTCCTGATTTTTCCACAACTGCTTACACTGAATTTTCTAAAATTTTTACCATAAATGAAGAAAACAGTATCGATAAAGATGCACAAACTCCTACATGGCTAAAATTGAAACATGCTCTTCAGCCGCGTCTGGAATACACTTATATTCCTTATGACGAGCAGGAAAAATATCCCTATTTTGACGAAACTGATCGAATCGACGCCAAAAATGAACTCAAATACTCCATTACGAATATTTTCACCTGCAAAACCGGAAAATGGCAGCCAAGTCCCGAAGAACAGGGACAGCCTGGTCTGCAGATGGACTTCTTTGAAATGGCGAGGCTGCGCTTCGAACAGTCCTACAGCCTTCGCGAAGAAAGACGGAACGACGACACGGACGAGTACCCCAACCGTCCCTTTTCCGACGTGCTTACGGATCTGACCACCAGAATCAATCCCTGGCTTTACCTGAACAACAAGACGTGGTTCTCCACGTACGAAAGCCGGATCACCGAGCATGAACACTCCCTTTCAGCCTACTACGACGAGCTGTTGTACGCCTCGTTCGGCCTGGATTTTCTGGAAGAGATCGACGAATACCTGCGCCAGGAACAAGAGCGCCAGCGTATCGCCTCCTTCGGAGGCGGAATTGCCATAAACAACCAATGGAGCGCCGCCTTTTTGTACCGCGTCGATTGGGAAGCCAGCACCGATCTGGAAAAAAGGCTGACTCTGCGCTATGATCACCAGTGCTTCTCCGCCGAAACATCATGGAGCCAAACCGACGAGGACTCCCGCTTCGAATTTCGTGTCATCCTCGCGCAATTGGGATCATTGGGTCGTTAA
- a CDS encoding RsbRD N-terminal domain-containing protein: protein MELQKFLADNHHVICAQWSEAIIKTYPEEGAKFFSGSSNQFANPVGHTFRNNVERIYKVLLSDADIDECSTDLDGILRIRAVQGFAPSVALCFLPALKEIVLRQLEKTCPAPEASAMLHDWNTRVDRLTMLGFDLYMNCRELLWKQKANQLYSRTHKLLERANLLKDEEVAG from the coding sequence ATGGAACTACAAAAATTTTTGGCCGACAACCATCACGTCATTTGTGCTCAATGGTCAGAGGCAATCATCAAGACCTATCCTGAAGAGGGCGCCAAGTTTTTTTCCGGCTCTTCCAACCAGTTCGCCAATCCCGTTGGGCATACTTTTCGTAACAACGTCGAGCGTATATATAAGGTACTGCTCAGCGATGCGGACATTGATGAGTGCTCCACCGATCTGGACGGAATCTTGCGCATCAGGGCCGTACAGGGCTTCGCGCCGTCGGTTGCTCTGTGTTTTCTTCCTGCCCTCAAGGAGATAGTTCTCCGGCAGCTTGAGAAGACTTGTCCTGCCCCAGAAGCTAGCGCCATGCTGCATGACTGGAACACTCGTGTCGATAGGCTGACAATGCTCGGATTTGATCTTTACATGAATTGCAGAGAGCTTCTTTGGAAGCAAAAAGCGAATCAGTTATATAGTAGAACTCATAAATTGCTTGAGAGGGCTAATTTATTGAAAGACGAGGAGGTAGCGGGGTAG